The following is a genomic window from Saprospiraceae bacterium.
CAGCTGCGGGACTTTATGGAGCAATAGGTCTCGGTATATTTGCGGCCTTATTTGGTGGCACCAATACTCAGGTGAGTGGCCCGACAGGACCTATGACAGTTGTTTCTTCAGCTATGATCGCCTTAATTATTGGCCAAAAAGGCAGTCTTGAAGCTGCAATTCCTGCTATTCTTTTGACTTTTGTGCTTGCAGGTGCTTTTATGATTGTCATGGGATTTGTCAAAATAGGTCAATACATTAAATATATCCCATACCCTGTAGTATCGGGCTTTATGACCGGTATAGGCGTGATTATTATATTCCTACAGTTATTTCCTATGCTTGGCCATGTTTCTCCCAAAACTATACCGGAGATCATAATGAATCTCGGGACACCATTTTCAGCCATTCATTGGCCTTCACTGGGTATGACATTATTAACCATGGCTATCATCTATCTTTTTCCACGCATCACCAAAACGATACCCAGTACACTTGCCGCTTTGTCAGGAGTCACAATATTATCCGTTTTCCTGGACTCAGGAGTGGCAGTCATCGGTGATATCCCCAAGGGTTTGCCCACGATTCATTTTAACATTCTTTCTGCCATTTCGGAGTATAATCTTATTTTGATGCCTGCCGTCACGCTGGCAGCATTAGGCGCTATCGATAGCCTGCTCACTTCGGTGGTTGCTGACAATGTAACTAAAACAAGCCATAACTCCAATAAAGAACTCATAGGACAGGGTATCGGAAATATGGTGGCTGGATTTATAGGTGGAATACCCGGAGCAGGAGCAACAATGAGGACATTGGTCAATATAAAATCAGGCGGAAAAACAAAATTGTCAGGAGCCATTCACGGCGTATTTTTATTATTGGTATTAGTAGGTCTGGGATCATTGGCATCCCGAATACCACTGCCTGTGCTATCAGGTATTCTATTGACTGTAGGTATAGATATAGTCGATAAAAGAGGACTCAGCCATATCGGAAAGATCACCAAATCGGATGCATTTGTTCTTGTTTTGGTATTGATTTTGACAGTTTTTGTCGATCTTTTGCAGGCAGTAGCAGCCGGCATGATCGTATCATCTGTCATTTTTATCAAACAGATGGGTGATATCACACAAAAGGAGTCGGCCAGTACATCTATGCAAACTTCCAAAGAACAGGAAAAGCTTCATGAAAGATACCATATACCTGAGAATATCAGAAAACATGTCGCCATAAAAAAAATCAATGGCCCACTCTTCTTCGGTAATAGCGAGTATTTTATGCAATTAGGAAAAAAAGTTACAGAGGATGCGAAGTTGTTAATTATAGACATGAAAAGAGTACCCTACATCGATCAGTCCGGTCTATACTCACTAGAATCTATCATACTCAATCTTGAACAAAAAAATGTGCAGGTATATATACTGCATTTGCAGAAACAACCGGAATCCATGATGCGCAATATCAGTCTTATCCCGAATGTGGTTGAAGAAAATACTCTCTTTGATGACGAAGAGCTATGTGCAGAGGCAATCAAGTTATTTTTAAAAGAATAAAACAAAACAAAATGAGTCAATTATATCAAAGTTTATTAGAAAAAAATAAGAATTGGGTAGCAAAGCGAATAGCTTCTGACCCTGATTATTTCTTGAGACAAAGTGAAAGTCAGTCTCCTAAATTCCTTTGGATCGGGTGTTCTGATAGTCGTGTACCAGCCAATGAGATCACAGGAACAGAGGCGGGTGATGTTTTTGTCCATCGCAATATCGCCAATATGGTGGTCCACACGGATATGAATTTACTCAGTGTATTGGATTATGCTGTTAATGTTTTGAAGGTAAGACATATTATCGTATGCGGTCATTATGGCTGTGGCGGCGTAAAAGCTGCTATGGGCAATTCGAATATTGGTATCATCGATAACTGGATAAGACATATTAAAGATGTGTACAGATTTCATTATCGGGAGCTGGATGCTATAGAAGATGAAAAGGCAAAATTTGACCGTTTTGTTGAGCTCAATGTAGTAGAACAGGTTATGGATCTTGCCAAAACATCCATAGTTCAGGGAGCATGGAATAAGGGACAGGATCTTTGGATTCATGGTTGGGTGTATGATATCCGCAATGGATTGGTCAAGGACCTTGAAGTCAATTTTGGTAGCAATGAAGAATTGCCTGATGTGTACAAGCTGGAAATTATCTGAGACTGAATACCTAACGCCGGTTTACCTTTTCATGTTTGAGCTTAATCGAGCAATTTAATATTTTTCAAGTTTAGGTTGCGTCTGCTTTCGAAGAAAGAGTATATTTTTTCTACTATGAATGCATTGCATCTTGCTGATAATACCGAATATAATACCCAATCCAATCAAAGGTTTGATTGGTTCCTTTCATTAAATCGTGATTTCTATTACGATTTTGGGTCGTATGATTCAGTTTGGCTCGCAGCTAATACTGAATGTAGCTGGTCAAGACGATTTTTTAAAAAAAATGTCCTGATCGGGACAGACACGTACCGAAAGTTCAAGTGTAGATTGACACGGTACGACCAAAAATATAACGCTGGCTAAAATAATCAGCGAAAACAGAATTTTTTTTATCATGTTTTCGCTGATTAAATTTTCTGACAAAATAAAATAACCTACAATGGTTGCTGCTGCGTCACACAATGGATCATTCCACCGTTTTCGTATAAGTTACGGACATCAATACCAACGACCGTTTTTGTTGGGTAAAGCGACTGCAAGATATTTTTGGCAACCTGATCGTTGGGATCATTATAAAATGGTACTAAAACCTTTGTATTAGCTACATAAAAATTGACATACGAACCTTTATACCCTAGGTTTTTGCCATAAGCTGTTTTTACATTATTTTGAGTCAATGGAAGATGCACGAAATCGTATGCTTGACCGTTGGCATCTTTTGCAGCATAGAGTTTAGTGATGTCAGACTGTGGTACCTCCCAGTAATTTAGATTTGTTGCGTTCATGGTGACGATGGTATTTTCGTCCCCAAATCTTGCAAAACC
Proteins encoded in this region:
- the can gene encoding carbonate dehydratase, with protein sequence MSQLYQSLLEKNKNWVAKRIASDPDYFLRQSESQSPKFLWIGCSDSRVPANEITGTEAGDVFVHRNIANMVVHTDMNLLSVLDYAVNVLKVRHIIVCGHYGCGGVKAAMGNSNIGIIDNWIRHIKDVYRFHYRELDAIEDEKAKFDRFVELNVVEQVMDLAKTSIVQGAWNKGQDLWIHGWVYDIRNGLVKDLEVNFGSNEELPDVYKLEII
- a CDS encoding SulP family inorganic anion transporter yields the protein MISKDTLRGDLFGGITAGIVALPLALAFGVQSGLGAAAGLYGAIGLGIFAALFGGTNTQVSGPTGPMTVVSSAMIALIIGQKGSLEAAIPAILLTFVLAGAFMIVMGFVKIGQYIKYIPYPVVSGFMTGIGVIIIFLQLFPMLGHVSPKTIPEIIMNLGTPFSAIHWPSLGMTLLTMAIIYLFPRITKTIPSTLAALSGVTILSVFLDSGVAVIGDIPKGLPTIHFNILSAISEYNLILMPAVTLAALGAIDSLLTSVVADNVTKTSHNSNKELIGQGIGNMVAGFIGGIPGAGATMRTLVNIKSGGKTKLSGAIHGVFLLLVLVGLGSLASRIPLPVLSGILLTVGIDIVDKRGLSHIGKITKSDAFVLVLVLILTVFVDLLQAVAAGMIVSSVIFIKQMGDITQKESASTSMQTSKEQEKLHERYHIPENIRKHVAIKKINGPLFFGNSEYFMQLGKKVTEDAKLLIIDMKRVPYIDQSGLYSLESIILNLEQKNVQVYILHLQKQPESMMRNISLIPNVVEENTLFDDEELCAEAIKLFLKE